In Candidatus Acidiferrales bacterium, a single genomic region encodes these proteins:
- a CDS encoding UbiA-like polyprenyltransferase, which yields MSAGRIRTTLEMIKFEHSVFALPFALTGALVAARSAGLPHNLPTLRQFLWIVVAMVAARSAAMTFNRIADRHLDRANPRTQARALVTGQLSLPFAWGFTLVALGVLFLAAWQLNPLALKLAPAAAAILLLYSYTKRFTVWSHFVLGFCLGMSPVAAWIAIRGTIEPRMLILAAAVTLWVAGFDILYACQDVEFDSKAGLYSLPKSLGIPRALLVARLLHVFMVALLLWLARVWALGGLAYAGIAIVGALLAYEHSLVKPHDLSKINAAFFTVNGYISLLFLLFWGADILVAGR from the coding sequence ATGAGCGCCGGCAGAATCCGCACCACGCTCGAGATGATCAAGTTCGAACACTCGGTCTTTGCGCTGCCGTTTGCCCTGACGGGGGCGCTGGTGGCGGCGCGGAGCGCGGGGCTTCCGCACAACCTGCCCACTCTCCGCCAGTTCCTGTGGATCGTGGTGGCGATGGTGGCGGCGCGGAGCGCGGCGATGACTTTTAACCGCATCGCCGACCGGCATCTGGATCGAGCCAACCCGCGCACGCAGGCGCGGGCGCTGGTAACCGGCCAGCTTTCCCTCCCCTTCGCCTGGGGCTTCACGTTGGTGGCGCTGGGCGTTCTCTTCCTGGCGGCCTGGCAACTGAACCCGCTTGCTTTGAAGCTGGCGCCGGCGGCGGCGGCGATCCTCCTGCTCTATTCCTACACCAAGCGGTTCACTGTCTGGTCGCATTTTGTGCTTGGTTTTTGCCTGGGGATGTCGCCGGTGGCGGCGTGGATTGCCATTCGAGGAACGATCGAGCCGCGGATGCTGATTCTGGCGGCGGCGGTAACGCTCTGGGTGGCCGGATTTGACATCCTGTACGCCTGCCAGGACGTGGAATTTGACAGCAAGGCGGGGCTCTATTCGCTGCCCAAGTCGCTCGGGATTCCGCGGGCGTTATTGGTGGCGCGGCTGCTGCACGTTTTCATGGTGGCGCTCTTGCTCTGGCTGGCGCGCGTTTGGGCGCTGGGCGGGCTGGCCTATGCAGGCATCGCGATCGTCGGCGCGCTGCTGGCCTACGAACATTCGCTCGTCAAGCCTCACGACCTGAGCAAAATCAATGCTGCATTTTTCACGGTGAATGGCTATATTAGCCTCTTGTTTCTGCTTTTTTGGGGCGCTGACATACTCGTGGCTGGAAGGTAG